ctcttctaaatgttcatattttcgtgtgatcttgatgccggaaaaaaaatttaaaaaaaacgaaaaaaaaatttttttgcttccccccgattggttacttccccattgatcctgcctatatatatatatatatatatatatatatatatatatatatttcggcgaAGAAAGTAAATATTATAACAAGATTACTTCATCAAAACAATGAAGGGCCAATAAAAAGGTACTATcattgaccattttgaaaaaaaaaaaatacaccgtACATCAATAATCCAAGCCCGAATCATTGTATCCTTTATATGTTTTGTTTTACACGAGTTTAGCTTCAAGTTTGAAGCCTGCCAGATAGTTTTGGTGGCCCAAATTTATGAGCTTACCGTAACAATTATATGATGTGACACGTGGGTCCCATATATCTACTGTAATAAAATCACATCACCCCCAAAAAAGTGAAAACCCACTAAAATATATCCCGATAGTTTCCGCTCAGTACTTGTTTATTGGAGACACAGCGTGTTCGTTCCGTTTTTaagaaattaaattaaattaaaatattaaaatttaaaaaataaaattgaaTTCAAAACCAATTCCAGAGGACCATTTCCATTTTCCCATAAATATGTGCAAGTTTTATTACATCTTGTCTTGAtccaaaaaaatataaaacgaaatataaatattaaatcacCGATTAAAGCGGCAACATTCATCCATTTCCATTGATAAAATAAATGTGTACATGCCGTATCAGCATTTGTCTTTCACCTTAATTCCTGATGACTTCCTTCGTATTCATCGTCTTCAAGTCGGCATCAATTGGCTGACGTGTAAAAAACACAGCAAACAGCCACGTGGCAGAACCCTTTCATTATAACTACTCCACGtgtctctcattttctctcttgtATTTTTCACATTATTCTTGGAATTCTTAAAACGTTACATTCTCAAAGCATGCCACATTATCTCTCTTGTATTTCTCACATCATCCTTAAAACCCTAATTGACATAAATAAAACCGTTACATTCTCGACGCCGACCACATTTAGGGTTTGTTTGAAATTATGGAGGAAAAAATATGTTATGAAATGGGGGTGGTTGTTCCAAAAAGGATAATGGATCAAATTGGGGAAGGTTATGGGTGTGATTGTGTTGAACTACTTGTGGATGAATTCAACAAAATTGGTCTAATTGTTGATACAATTACTGGCCTTCATGATGATTTCCTCAAGGTATATGTACatattttattttacccataatgtATATATCATTCTTTTGTAATTGTTTATTTTTTATTATGATGAAAAATTAGTTTATAGTACTTATATAAGTTGAAAGTATGAAACTTTATGAAATTGAATCAATTTGTTTGAgatattttttagtttttagtttatttGTCATGCCCTGTACTATTCTTCAAGAACATGGTTTGGTTTCCACAGGATGTATGTAAACAATGTGAGTTAGCACCTTGTAAGTTGAACTCTAAAACCCTAGTAAAACCCCTTAAAGATAATGTGTGCAATATGCAACTTATATTATAACCAGTGGAACATAATTTTTTTCACTGTGGGCGAAATTTTTTCAAAAGCGTACCAATTTTTTCTatgcaaaatatgaaggttttggggaGGCTTATGGGCAAAATACGGAGTCTTATGGGCAAAATATGAAGACTTTTGGACAAGAAAAAAATTCGCTAGGGCGAaatgaaaaaattcaaaaattttgcatTAAAAGTTACAAATCCCCTGTGTGCGGTGCCCGCCTGCCCCTTTGCAGTTACGCCCTGATTATAACTTAGCCTTTATGTTCTCTTTTTTGTTTTTCAGTTAGCAGCGCCGGTGGATATATTAGGGAAGGCGGCTGCTGAGTTACAGTTGAAGAAAAGAACTCAAATAGGTGAATATGTAAATAAGCTTTGACAACAGATAACGTGTTGTTTAAGACGTTTTCTGAACATGTATATTTTATTTCAGGGGTGGATTTACAATTTGAATGGGATGAATCTGAGGCTTTTATCAGACAATCTGATGGTTCTTTGTTCAGTTGGTGTGAGCGTTTTCGTTGCTATAATCACTTGATATATGGAATAGTAAGCTATTCCTCTAATGCAACTTTAATCACGTATATCATACGACATTGATGTTCCATAGTTTATTTATAGATACAGTAAACAAGCTAATAAATCGTCTCCAAAAATTTTAACCGAATTGAACAGGTTAACAAAAGCGAGTCCGCTATCGTTTTGAAATCTAACTGCAGAGACATTGAATGGGAGCCTGGGGAACCTCTTTTGTGGAAATTAGAAACCGAAGCCATTGTTAAAGAAGTGTTTCCTATCCATGGTATCCTTACTTTTTtattcatttatatttatttatattttctatttGTACATGACATTAATTGACCCTGGAACCTTAATTCGACTGTATTTTGTTTGATAGATGAGACAATGAGAAAGCAGTTGCTGAAACGTTGGGCTTTAAACTGGTGGGACCTCACAAATCAACCTATTGATGAGATATATGATTACTATGGAGCAAAGGTAGAATAGTGTTTACTTATTTATTTGCAACCCTGATTGTTAATTTCAAACATAAAAACATATTCAAATTGCATATATACTTATTATGTGCATATGGTGTAGATTGCAACGTATTTTGCTTTCCTTGGAATGTACACAAAGTGGTTGATTTTCCCGGCTGCATTTGGGCTACTTTTGCAACTAGTTAATCTTGGGTATGTTAAGCTCTTTGTTGGGTTATTTATGTATCTTAGAATTATCTATTTATGTtctaattttaattattttatttttatttccagATCTATGCAGTTATGGGTGCTTCCCGTTTTCTTTGTATGCATAGTTTCATGGGCAGTCTTCTTTTTCCAGTTCTGGAAACGGAAGAACTCAACCCTTTTGGCCAGGTAATGTATATATTTGATCACTGCATGTTTTAGATATTTGTGTAATTTGAATATTTTCTCGGTGTAGTTGATTACTCGTTTTCCGATTTACGAATGTAGGTGCCAAATTTGTTATTCAGTGGGAGCAGAGTCTGCATATAAATATATGGACACCGAATGGAGTTGGTTTCATTCGTCTGTAGGGTTAGTTAAAAAACTCGGGGCTGATAGATCGAAGGAAAAAGAAAAGTTTCAAAGAGAAGAATGGTTTGTACGAATGATGCGATTAAGAAATGATGCAATTGTTATCTTGAGTATAATATGTCTTCAGCTTCCGTTTGAATTGGCTTATGCGCATCTGTACGAGAGTATTGGTTCTGATATCATAAAGTAAGCATCTTATGTATTGAAGTTCTGTTTCTTTCCTGCTGTCATATCAATATcaagttataattataatatatcgaTTTTTATTTTATATTCAGGTTTGGGCTGACAGCAGTGTACCTATTTTCCATTCGGTATTTCACACAAATTGGGGGGAAGGTGTCGGTGAAGCTAATCAAGGATGAAAAGAATGAGAACTCTGAATACCGAGCTAATAGCTTGGTTTACAAGGTCCGAAACGAATTTTATATTATCATATAGTTGTCTCTAAAGGTAGATACATGGGTTGCTCAAGTAACGGGTGAAAATGGGTTAGTTACGAAATTTTATTACTCCGTACTTTACAATAAGTTCACCTTTTAAATAAAAAACGAGTTTGGAGGTAGAGCGTGGGAAACTTCAGTCGTATACTCTTTTTTTAATCTACCCAGTTCATCTAAAAGTCCTTCAAATGACCCGATTGTCCTGTTCATTGGATTATTTAtatgtaaatgggtcgaaattacaACCTTAAGCTGATCAGAGTAAGAAAATTAACATAACAATACATCCTATGCAGGTGTTTGGGCTGTATTTTATGCAGTCATACATTGGAATACTTTACCATGCAATTCTGCATCGTAATATCATGACTCTTCGTCAAGTAATTATTCAACGTCTAATTATATCTGAGGTAATATTTTTTTACTGCGTTTTTTAAAAGTTGGTGTTGTGTTTATCAACTATCTAAAATGAAAccgaaacgtattaaaaatatgccGTCCAGGTACTAGAAAATCTGATGGAGAACTCTCTACCATTCATCAAGTACAGCTATAGAAAATATAGAGCTGTTCGGTACGTATCTCTGTTTTTGGTCCTTATTCGGTCTTTTAGCCTCGTAATTTGCGTTGTGGCTAATATTGTTGCTGGCTCGTTATCTGCAAAGGAACAAGAAAAAACGGGAGAAAGGGCCTGCAAGCAGAAAACCGTATTTTAATTCAAGGGTcgagaaggagtttttcaagcctATATATTCTGCCAGTATTGGAGATGAACTTGAAGATGGGCTGttcgatggtaataataataatattcaattgaaaaactttaattcatttttTTTCGATTGTGGAATGTTTTATTAAAAGAATATTGTGCAGAGTTTCTGGAGTTAGCTTTGCAATTTGGGATGATTATGATGTTTGCGTGTGCTTTTCCTCCTGCATTTGCTTTCGCTGCAGTGGTAAATTGAAACCTAAATTCATTTTCCACGTTTAAAGTATATGAAAGTTTAAATTTGAAATGCGAGATCTAATTTATATATGGTTGTGGCGTAAAGAACAATCTAACAGAAATCAGGGCGGATGCGTTAAAGCTTCTTGCTATGTATAGAAGACCAGTTCCTCGACTGGCTGCAACAATCGGTGCTTGGCTCAACATATTTCAGGTATTTACGGTTGGTTTGTATACTTCATTTATTTTTATAGACCTTATAATAACGGAAAATGTGATTTTGATTTTCAGTTTTTGATCGTTGTATCAATATGTACCAACTGCATACTTCTAGTATGTTTGTACGATAGGGACGGGAATTGGAACATTTCCCCTGGCCTTGCAGCTATCCTAATTATGGAACATGTTCTACTTCTCATCAAGTTTGGTTTCTCAAGAATTGTACCCGAGGTATGATACTTTGTAAAAATTTATTTGTGTAGGAATTTTTCAGTTCGGGTTATGTTTTATCTGTAATCTTGGGGTTTTGGTAGGAACCTGATTGGGTGAAAGCAAACCGAATGAAGAATGCAACTGAAGCACAGAATATGTGTTCTAAGCAGCTTTTAAGAAACATGTCTGGCGGTAGAGGGATGCTCGTGACAGACAAAACCGAAATCTGATCAGTAATTGTTTAATATCAATTAAAACCATTTGGTAAGCACATATTAGTCCATATATTAGTGTACCTAATTTTTGTGTCTACGAAAAAATGTCATCTTTAAGAGTTGTAGGTTTGTAGCATAGAATATTCCTTTCTCTTTGACCTTATTTTGTCTGTTTTAAACGTTGTTTAATGAGTTATAGAATACATTAATGTAGGGATaacaaaaatagaaaaaaaaaattaaaaataatcttgattGTGGCCGTGTATTTGAACATGCTTATACGATTTGGAGCCTTTGTGCTTGGCATCTGTTATCGTAGTGGCCGGTGCCGTTGCGTGCAGTCATCAGTCTGCTGTTGTGCTGAATTGGCCATCAAAAAACAGTTGATTGTCTAGGTTGGCAGATTATTCGTCTTATCGATGATGAGCTACCCACATGTGCTCCCTTTGCGGACTTGAGAAGCACCAAGACGATCGCTGATTTCGCGGGCATATCTAACTACTGCCTTTGCCCATTTCTGTATTTCGAACTTAAACTTCCTTGAACCGAGTCTTTTCAGCGATTTTGTTCCtggtgttgggaaattacggtctcactaattcccaccacccagcccaacaataatagtaaagaaataaaaacaatacacaacacaagatttaacgtgaaaactccaaaacaggagaaaaaccaccggcccccaaagagagaaaatacactatatcacaaattgttacaatgatatagacgactctcttaagccaactacactcttcaaaatatttaactaatacaactctcaaacaagggtaagaaagaaagaaataatcaaatacttaaagtgtattgattggtgcgatttggaatgaagacttagcccctcttatataaccaagtcactcacccctcacatcttcctcccaccaatgtgggataaacatatcttctactagccaaaataaaccaacaaatctccaccttttggatagaagaagataaccatgcttccacattgcaaggataaccgatgtagacacttcctcgacgacaacttcaagatcctcatcttcatgccgttgacattatctcccaagagacaaaacttgcatcttcatcgaacattgtctaaaccgacaatcattgtcatcacagacaatcataactcttaacaagaattatcatactccaccattaagagtatagcacttagaatatcacattccaagcatttcacctcggcacatgttgtataaccagctgaacagttatggtgcaacttcctgtttggctttcccgaaagtcccatcagctacaacatcagtttccaccacacaccttgcatcaacgccaaaccaatgcccatgtacaatttgtggaaccgctaacgaatatccctttccatggtggcgcggacacaccatgaggatgacgtgacttcagaggaattcgtcactctccgtaacaacggagacaatgttagcgtctttggagccatttgccggattagctccaccgggacaattaacccttacatatccagtcttcccgcacttccagcatgtcagattctttctagagtttctcttctgcctatccgaacacaacactatcgtatctcctgatgacgagaccccgttaccttccagtcttttctcctcggataggagcttgctagtaacgtcttcaaacttcagagttttcttcccatacatcaaaataggtttcatgtgttcataagacgatgataaagataatatcaacctcaaagctttatcttcatcatccgttttaactccaatagcctccagttctgaaacaataccgttaagaatacttagatgatctgaaatctttgaacccccatccatacgcagagtatgaaattgttctttaagacacaaccgatttgagatgcccttgccctggtacaactgctctagtttaacccaaagctcctttgtcgttgataacccgtgcacatttgcaagcacgttctttgcaagacacaaacgaatcgcacttgctgccctcaaatccatatcatcccattcttcttcatcgaacttactgctagaatcactgccaggaacaagggtgggtttacccttcaaagccttgtgtaaaccggactgaatcaacacatcgttgacttgaacctgccataagccaaaattgatcatcccatcaaatttctctacatcaaacctcattggactgaacttcgacatcgtatccgtatcctatagacaacactttctctgattttgttcacgtttcgaatagccaaaagatgtagcaggtagccaggaccctttaaatcggaaatccacaactcgccactaacaaatccaactattactacgaatcagaaaaaatattgtctaaccagatactctatacgatcaatagaactcgtttatgatgtggacgatccactcccgtggcaaccacagagcatactccgactcctataaccgagacccccgtcaaacctgacgctctgataccagttgttgggaaattacggtctcactaattcccaccacccagcccaacaataatagtaaagaaataaaaacaatacacaacacaagatttaacgtgaaaactccaaaacaggagaaaaaccaccggcccccaaagagagaaaatacactatatcacaaattgttacaatgatatagacgactctcttaagccaactacactctccaaaatatttaactaatacaactctcaaacaagggtaagaaagaaagaaataatcaaatacttaaagtgtattgattggtgcgatttggaatgaagacttagctcctcttatataaccaagtcactcacccctcacatcttcctcccaccaatgtgggataaacatatcttctactagccaaaataaaccaacacctGGGTCAATTGATATATCCATGAAATAAGGAGCATCAGTCGTAGTGTGGGTTTGCATTCACGCTGCGGTTTAAAGATGAAGGTAGTGCTGGGATTTCGGCCGGTTTCTTGGTCGTACATGCTTCCATACTGGTTGGACCTGGTTGGACCCAGTGGCGCATCTAGCATATAAGTTGTGGTGTCTCGTAACACCGTTAGtttaattttttcttttttataaGAAGTATCATTCAACGTATAGGATACTAATTATAGGACCTTATATTATATTGTAAAATTTATGATTTTTAAGGTAAACAACcacaaacttgtaaaaaaaaaataaaaaaaaaaataaaaaaaaaaaaaattgagacaTTGATCCTAGATTCTCCCCTTGGGTTGGTAGTAATCAATAAAATCAGATGCCACTCCATTTGCTTGTACTGCGCTCTACTGACTCTAAGACCCAATATTATAGGAGTAGCCCACACTCGCTCTCCTCCATTTGAAAGAGTTTGAATCCAGTGATTTATGAGCATAAATGTACTGTCGTAAAGGTCAAAAACAAGCCTATATTCTAGATTGCATATTGCGCAAATTGATTAACCGGAATATGATTTGCACGAATTGATCAACCGGAATATGGAACAAGAAACTCTCTCCTTTAAAGATACAGAGCATCTTGTCAATAGTTTATAAGGCGATTGATCAAAACGCTCATTTTTCAAAGAAACTATAGTGATTCGCCCTAAAAAGGAAAATTGTCAAAATGCGCTCGCAAGTCTCAAGGTGCCTTTGACACCTTGTGATTAGATGGGTTGCAAGGTGTTCTTGTAACTGGGCGTGACAGGGCATGATCGGAAATTTTCAAATTACGATAACTTTTAATCTTTAGCTCGTATTTAGACACCGTTTTTCTAAAGTGATTATGTTTTTagaaatttataattttttttacaaCTGAAGTCTAAAAAATTATTCAAAAAACGATCGCATATTACGAGTTGCGATTTATGTACAAATGTGTGATTTTCAATTTGTGTAGTGTAGTTCAAATTTATGGAGGTGATTTGTTTAGTTTAGTCAATAATGGTGGATAAATAAAGGAATTATAAATTAGAAAGTTCTATAACAACTTATGAGCGGTCAAAGAACGTTTAAAGTCGAAAAACGACGAGTAGTCGGATCTACGAGTCTAAGAGATATGACCTTTACAAAAAACTCATTACAATTTAATAAACCTTAACCCATTTCGCAAGTGCAATTCGCAAGGTCACTTGCTATTCGTAATGTCACTTTGCGACCTTGCGAATGCATGATTTTGGCCCAAGTCGTAAGGTCGCAAGTTAAAAAACATGTATTGCACATTCACAAAGGCTCGCAAACCTTTTGGGACTTGAACTTTTTTGTTCACGACCCGAGTTTTATTGGTAGCAACCGGACATGACTCATTCTTAAAGCTTGCAAGACCCCTTGCGACATGCGAGAACATTTTGATAATTTCATTTTTAagacgaattttttttttaacagcgattgggatcacccgagggggactaaaccacccgttgtgatcatctcccgtttcgactatgccgatgcatcgataataaccccgcccccatcgctgcccgggaggaaaccatgaaaccgatccaagggcacgaccaagtaaaacccccctcccctttaccccccccccccccaccccacccccaaacgatatgggaaaggtgccatgagtggatacttcatggcagagatgaaattgtgtttttaatatgtagccaacgggggtcgaactcctgaccttccctaaaggaggcagaccaccaaccgctggaccacatcacaacttattTTAAGGCGAATTGTTAAAGTGAGTTTGAAAAATTTGCAAGACCCCTTGCGACATGCAAGaacattttgataatttcgtt
This genomic window from Rutidosis leptorrhynchoides isolate AG116_Rl617_1_P2 chromosome 2, CSIRO_AGI_Rlap_v1, whole genome shotgun sequence contains:
- the LOC139889484 gene encoding anoctamin-like protein At1g73020, translated to MVALVLAEEEGESFQGDGLFEIMEEKICYEMGVVVPKRIMDQIGEGYGCDCVELLVDEFNKIGLIVDTITGLHDDFLKLAAPVDILGKAAAELQLKKRTQIGVDLQFEWDESEAFIRQSDGSLFSWCERFRCYNHLIYGIVNKSESAIVLKSNCRDIEWEPGEPLLWKLETEAIVKEVFPIHDETMRKQLLKRWALNWWDLTNQPIDEIYDYYGAKIATYFAFLGMYTKWLIFPAAFGLLLQLVNLGSMQLWVLPVFFVCIVSWAVFFFQFWKRKNSTLLARCQICYSVGAESAYKYMDTEWSWFHSSVGLVKKLGADRSKEKEKFQREEWFVRMMRLRNDAIVILSIICLQLPFELAYAHLYESIGSDIIKFGLTAVYLFSIRYFTQIGGKVSVKLIKDEKNENSEYRANSLVYKVFGLYFMQSYIGILYHAILHRNIMTLRQVIIQRLIISEVLENLMENSLPFIKYSYRKYRAVRNKKKREKGPASRKPYFNSRVEKEFFKPIYSASIGDELEDGLFDEFLELALQFGMIMMFACAFPPAFAFAAVNNLTEIRADALKLLAMYRRPVPRLAATIGAWLNIFQFLIVVSICTNCILLVCLYDRDGNWNISPGLAAILIMEHVLLLIKFGFSRIVPEEPDWVKANRMKNATEAQNMCSKQLLRNMSGGRGMLVTDKTEI